A single region of the Streptomyces sp. NBC_00236 genome encodes:
- the mfd gene encoding transcription-repair coupling factor — translation MSLHGLLDVVVRDPALDEAVKAAGDGRRMHIDLVGPPAARPFAVAALARDSKRTVLAVTATGREAEDLAAALRTLLPPDTVAEYPSWETLPHERLSPRSDTVGRRLAVLRRLAHPRQDDPETGPVSVVVAPIRSVLQPQVKGLGDLEPVALRIGQSADLGKTVEALAAAAYSRVELVEKRGEFAVRGGILDVFPPTEEHPLRVEFWGDDVEEIRYFKIADQRSLEIADHGLWAPPCRELLLTDDVRERAAVLAEAHPELGELLNKIAEGIAVEGMESLAPVLVDDMELLIDVLPKGSMAVVCDPERVRTRAADLVATSQEFLEASWAATAGGGEAPIDVGAASLRGIADVRDRARELNMMWWSISPFAADDELDEDTLKLRMHAPEAYRGDTARALADTKGWLADGWRTVYVTEGQGLASRTVEVLSGEGIPARLDADLGEISPSLVHVSCGAIDHGFVDDGLRIAVLTETDLTGQRTATKDLGRMPARRRKTIDPLTLETGDYIVHEQHGVGRYIEMVQRTVQGATREYLLVEYAPAKRGQPGDRLYIPTDQLEQVTKYVGGEAPTLHRLGGADWTKTKARAKKAVKEIAADLIKLYSARMAAPGHVFGPDTPWQRELEDAFPYAETPDQLTTIAEVKEDMEKSVPMDRLICGDVGYGKTEIAVRAAFKAVQDGKQVAVLVPTTLLVQQHFGTFTERYSQFPVTVRALSRFQSESESKATIEGLREGSVDLVIGTHRLFSSETKFKDLGLVIVDEEQRFGVEHKEQLKKLRANVDVLTMSATPIPRTLEMAVTGIREMSTITTPPEERHPVLTFVGPYEEKQIGAAIRRELLREGQAFYIHNRVESIDRAAARLREIVPEARIATAHGQMSEQALEQVVVDFWEKKFDVLVSTTIVESGIDISNANTLIVERGDNFGLSQLHQLRGRVGRGRDRGYAYFLYPPEKPLTETAHERLATIAQHTEMGAGMYVAMKDLEIRGAGNLLGGEQSGHIAGVGFDLYVRMVGEAVADYRASLEGGVEEEPPLEVKIELPVDAHVPHDYAPGERLRLQAYRSIASASSEDDIRAVREELTDRYGKLPEPVENLLLVAGLRMLARACGVGDIVLQGPNIRFAPVELRESQELRLKRLYPKTIIKPALHQILVPRPTAGKIGGKPFVGRELLAWTGEFLTTILGS, via the coding sequence ATGAGCCTGCACGGTCTGCTGGATGTCGTCGTACGTGATCCGGCGCTCGACGAAGCGGTGAAGGCCGCCGGGGACGGGCGCCGGATGCACATCGACCTGGTGGGCCCGCCCGCCGCGCGGCCCTTCGCCGTGGCGGCGCTCGCCCGGGACTCGAAGCGGACCGTGCTCGCCGTCACCGCGACCGGGCGCGAGGCCGAGGACCTGGCCGCCGCGCTGCGCACCCTGCTGCCGCCGGACACGGTCGCGGAGTACCCGTCCTGGGAGACCCTGCCCCACGAGCGGCTCTCCCCGCGCTCCGACACCGTGGGCCGCCGGCTGGCCGTGCTGCGGCGCCTCGCGCACCCGAGGCAGGACGACCCGGAGACCGGGCCCGTCTCCGTCGTCGTCGCACCGATCCGTTCCGTGCTCCAGCCGCAGGTCAAGGGGCTCGGCGACCTGGAGCCCGTGGCGCTGCGGATCGGACAGAGCGCGGATCTCGGCAAGACGGTCGAGGCGCTCGCGGCAGCCGCGTACTCCCGGGTCGAACTGGTCGAGAAGCGCGGCGAGTTCGCGGTGCGCGGCGGCATCCTGGACGTCTTCCCGCCGACCGAGGAGCACCCGCTGCGGGTGGAGTTCTGGGGCGATGACGTCGAGGAGATCCGCTACTTCAAGATCGCCGACCAGCGGTCGCTGGAGATCGCCGACCACGGGCTGTGGGCGCCGCCCTGCCGGGAGCTCCTGCTGACCGACGACGTCCGCGAGCGGGCCGCCGTGCTCGCCGAGGCCCACCCCGAGCTGGGCGAACTCCTCAACAAGATCGCCGAGGGCATCGCGGTCGAGGGCATGGAGTCCCTGGCTCCCGTCCTCGTCGACGACATGGAACTGCTGATCGACGTCCTGCCCAAGGGCTCCATGGCCGTCGTGTGCGACCCCGAGCGGGTCCGTACCCGGGCCGCTGACCTGGTCGCCACCAGCCAGGAGTTCCTGGAGGCGTCCTGGGCGGCCACGGCGGGCGGCGGCGAGGCCCCCATCGACGTCGGCGCGGCCTCGCTGCGCGGTATCGCGGACGTCCGCGACCGGGCCCGCGAGCTGAACATGATGTGGTGGTCCATCTCCCCGTTCGCCGCGGACGACGAGCTCGACGAGGACACCCTCAAGCTCCGGATGCACGCCCCGGAGGCGTACCGCGGCGACACCGCCCGCGCACTCGCCGACACCAAGGGCTGGCTGGCCGACGGCTGGCGCACGGTCTACGTCACCGAGGGCCAGGGCCTCGCCTCCCGCACCGTCGAGGTGCTGAGCGGCGAAGGCATCCCGGCCCGCCTCGACGCGGACCTCGGCGAGATCTCCCCGTCCCTCGTCCACGTCTCCTGCGGCGCCATCGACCACGGCTTCGTCGACGACGGGCTCAGGATCGCCGTCCTCACCGAGACGGACCTGACCGGCCAGCGCACCGCCACCAAGGACCTGGGCCGGATGCCGGCCCGCCGCAGGAAGACCATCGACCCCCTGACGCTGGAGACGGGCGACTACATCGTCCACGAGCAGCACGGTGTGGGCCGCTACATCGAGATGGTGCAGCGCACCGTGCAGGGGGCCACGCGCGAGTACCTCCTCGTCGAGTACGCCCCCGCCAAGCGCGGCCAGCCCGGCGACCGGCTGTACATCCCGACCGACCAGCTGGAGCAGGTCACCAAGTACGTCGGCGGCGAGGCCCCCACCCTGCACCGGCTCGGCGGCGCGGACTGGACGAAGACGAAGGCGCGCGCCAAGAAGGCCGTCAAGGAGATCGCCGCCGACCTGATCAAGCTCTACTCGGCCCGGATGGCGGCGCCCGGCCACGTCTTCGGCCCGGACACCCCCTGGCAGCGGGAACTGGAGGACGCCTTCCCGTACGCGGAGACACCCGACCAGCTCACCACCATCGCCGAGGTCAAGGAGGACATGGAGAAGTCCGTCCCCATGGACCGGCTGATCTGCGGCGACGTCGGCTACGGGAAGACGGAGATCGCGGTACGGGCCGCCTTCAAGGCGGTCCAGGACGGCAAGCAGGTCGCCGTCCTCGTCCCCACGACCCTCCTCGTCCAGCAGCACTTCGGGACGTTCACCGAGCGCTACTCCCAGTTCCCCGTCACCGTACGGGCGCTGAGCCGCTTCCAGTCGGAGTCCGAGTCCAAGGCGACGATCGAGGGGCTCCGCGAGGGCTCGGTCGACCTGGTCATCGGCACCCACCGCCTGTTCTCCTCCGAGACGAAGTTCAAGGACCTGGGCCTGGTCATCGTCGACGAGGAGCAGCGCTTCGGCGTCGAGCACAAGGAGCAGCTGAAGAAGCTCCGCGCCAACGTGGACGTCCTCACCATGTCCGCGACGCCCATCCCCCGTACGCTCGAAATGGCGGTCACCGGCATCCGCGAGATGTCGACGATCACCACCCCGCCCGAGGAGCGCCACCCGGTCCTCACCTTCGTCGGCCCGTACGAGGAGAAGCAGATCGGCGCGGCCATCCGCCGCGAACTGCTCCGCGAGGGCCAGGCGTTCTACATCCACAACCGCGTCGAGTCGATCGACCGCGCCGCCGCCCGGCTGCGCGAGATCGTCCCCGAGGCACGGATCGCCACCGCCCACGGCCAGATGTCCGAACAGGCCCTGGAACAGGTCGTGGTGGACTTCTGGGAGAAGAAGTTCGACGTCCTGGTCTCCACCACGATCGTCGAGTCCGGCATCGACATCTCCAACGCCAACACCCTGATCGTGGAGCGCGGCGACAACTTCGGCCTCTCCCAGCTCCACCAGCTGCGCGGCCGCGTCGGCCGTGGCCGCGACCGCGGCTACGCCTACTTCCTCTACCCGCCGGAGAAGCCGCTCACCGAGACGGCCCACGAACGCCTCGCCACGATCGCCCAGCACACCGAGATGGGCGCGGGCATGTACGTGGCGATGAAGGACCTCGAAATCCGCGGCGCGGGCAACCTCCTGGGCGGCGAGCAGTCCGGCCACATCGCGGGCGTCGGCTTCGACCTGTACGTCCGCATGGTCGGCGAGGCGGTCGCCGACTACCGCGCCTCCCTCGAAGGCGGAGTGGAGGAGGAGCCGCCGCTGGAGGTCAAGATCGAGCTCCCGGTGGACGCGCACGTCCCGCACGACTACGCCCCCGGCGAGCGGCTGCGCCTCCAGGCCTACCGCTCGATCGCCTCGGCCTCCTCGGAGGACGACATCAGGGCCGTGCGCGAGGAGCTCACCGACCGCTACGGCAAGCTCCCGGAACCGGTCGAGAACCTCCTCCTGGTCGCCGGACTGCGGATGCTGGCCCGCGCCTGCGGCGTCGGCGACATCGTGCTCCAGGGCCCGAACATCCGCTTCGCGCCGGTGGAGCTGCGCGAGTCGCAGGAGCTGCGGCTGAAGCGCCTCTACCCGAAGACGATCATCAAGCCGGCCCTGCACCAGATCCTGGTGCCTCGCCCCACCGCGGGCAAGATCGGCGGCAAGCCGTTCGTGGGGCGTGAACTGCTGGCATGGACGGGGGAGTTCCTGACTACGATCCTGGGGTCGTGA
- a CDS encoding ABC transporter permease translates to MTVWKTSMRNFFAHKGRMALSAVAVLLSVAFVCGTLVFTDTMNTTFDKLFAATSADVTVSPKTAKVDDTPENGKPQSLPASVIDRVKKADGVQKAEGAISSSAVTVVDSHNKNMGSDTGAPTLAGNWTSNDLRSMEITSGHAPRGPTEVMVDADTADKHDLKIGDELRTIAVTGDVRARISGIATFKVTNPGAAIVYLDTATAQQKLLGSPDVFTQISITAEPGVSDSQLKQSVAAALDGSAAYKVQTQKEAAESNKDSMGDFLDVMKYAMLGFAGIAFLVGIFLIVNTFSMLVAQRTREIGLMRAIGSSRKQVNRSVLLEAVLLGIVGSILGVAAGVGLAVGLMKVMGAIGMELSTDDLTVAWTTPVVGLALGIIVTVLAAYIPARRAGKVSPMAALRDAGTPADAKSGWIRAGIGLVLTGTGGAALWATTQADKASEGSLFLGLGVVLTLIGFIVIGPLLAGVVVRALSVVVLRLFGPVGRLAERNALRNPRRTGATGAALMIGLALVACLSVVGSSMVASATDELDRSVGADFIVQSSTGQLIVPQAAKALETAPGIEHITNYKAIGAKLTSPDGSTTDEDVTAADPTYPQDLQRETVAGDLSAAYGKNAMSVGDEYATEHGIKVGDTITVAFKAGDTAKLKVAAITSDDTTVDQGAMYMNTATAERYVPADKMPKNVIMFAKAQDGKEKEAYAALKSSLAEYPQYKVQNQADFKQDLKDQIGQLLNIVYGLLALAIIVAVLGVVNTLALSVVERTREIGLMRAIGLSRRQLRRMIRLESVVIALFGALLGLGLGMGWGTSAQKLLALEGLGVLEIPWPTIITVFVASAFVGLFAALVPAFRAGRMNVLNAIATDG, encoded by the coding sequence ATGACCGTCTGGAAGACCTCGATGCGCAACTTCTTCGCGCACAAGGGACGCATGGCGCTCTCCGCCGTCGCCGTCCTGCTGTCGGTGGCGTTCGTGTGCGGCACGCTCGTCTTCACCGACACGATGAACACCACGTTCGACAAGCTCTTCGCCGCGACGTCGGCCGACGTCACCGTCAGCCCGAAGACGGCGAAGGTCGACGACACCCCGGAGAACGGCAAGCCCCAGTCGCTTCCCGCCTCGGTCATCGACCGGGTCAAGAAGGCCGACGGGGTGCAGAAGGCCGAGGGCGCCATCTCCAGCTCGGCGGTCACGGTCGTCGACAGCCACAACAAGAACATGGGCTCCGACACGGGCGCCCCGACGCTGGCCGGCAACTGGACCTCCAACGACCTGCGTTCCATGGAGATCACCTCCGGCCACGCACCGCGCGGCCCGACCGAGGTCATGGTCGACGCCGACACCGCGGACAAGCACGACCTGAAGATCGGTGACGAGCTGCGCACCATCGCGGTCACCGGTGACGTCAGGGCGCGCATCAGCGGCATCGCCACCTTCAAGGTCACCAACCCGGGCGCGGCGATCGTCTACCTCGACACGGCCACCGCCCAGCAGAAGCTCCTCGGCAGCCCCGACGTCTTCACCCAGATCTCCATCACCGCCGAACCCGGCGTCAGCGACTCGCAGCTGAAGCAGAGCGTCGCCGCCGCACTCGACGGCTCGGCCGCGTACAAGGTGCAGACCCAGAAGGAAGCCGCGGAGTCCAACAAGGACTCCATGGGCGACTTCCTCGACGTGATGAAGTACGCGATGCTCGGCTTCGCCGGGATCGCCTTCCTCGTCGGCATCTTCCTGATCGTCAACACCTTCTCGATGCTGGTCGCCCAGCGGACCCGCGAGATCGGCCTGATGCGGGCCATCGGCTCAAGCCGCAAGCAGGTCAACCGGTCCGTGCTGCTCGAAGCGGTGCTCCTGGGCATCGTCGGATCGATCCTCGGCGTCGCCGCCGGCGTCGGACTGGCCGTCGGGCTGATGAAGGTCATGGGCGCCATCGGCATGGAACTGTCCACCGATGACCTCACCGTCGCCTGGACGACCCCGGTGGTCGGTCTCGCCCTCGGCATCATCGTGACCGTCCTCGCCGCCTACATCCCGGCCCGCCGGGCCGGCAAGGTCTCGCCCATGGCCGCCCTGCGCGACGCCGGAACACCGGCGGACGCCAAGTCCGGCTGGATCCGCGCCGGCATCGGCCTGGTCCTCACCGGCACCGGCGGCGCGGCCCTGTGGGCGACGACGCAGGCGGACAAGGCGAGCGAGGGCTCCCTCTTCCTCGGCCTCGGTGTGGTCCTCACCCTCATCGGCTTCATCGTCATCGGCCCGCTGCTCGCCGGAGTCGTCGTACGGGCGCTCAGCGTCGTCGTCCTGCGGCTGTTCGGCCCGGTCGGCCGGCTGGCCGAGCGCAACGCGCTGCGCAACCCGCGCCGGACCGGTGCGACCGGTGCGGCCCTGATGATCGGCCTGGCCCTGGTGGCCTGCCTGTCGGTGGTGGGCTCCTCCATGGTCGCCTCGGCCACCGACGAGCTGGACAGGTCGGTGGGCGCGGACTTCATCGTGCAGTCGTCGACCGGCCAGCTGATCGTGCCGCAGGCCGCGAAGGCGCTGGAGACCGCGCCCGGCATCGAGCACATCACGAACTACAAGGCCATCGGCGCGAAGCTCACCAGCCCCGACGGTTCGACGACCGACGAGGACGTCACCGCCGCCGACCCGACGTACCCGCAGGACCTTCAGCGCGAGACCGTCGCCGGTGACCTGTCCGCGGCGTACGGGAAGAACGCCATGTCGGTCGGCGACGAGTACGCCACCGAGCACGGGATCAAGGTCGGTGACACGATCACCGTCGCGTTCAAGGCGGGCGACACGGCGAAGCTGAAGGTCGCCGCGATCACCTCGGACGACACGACCGTGGACCAGGGCGCGATGTACATGAACACCGCGACCGCCGAGCGGTACGTCCCCGCCGACAAGATGCCCAAGAACGTGATCATGTTCGCCAAGGCGCAGGACGGCAAGGAGAAGGAGGCCTACGCCGCCCTGAAGAGCTCGCTCGCCGAGTACCCCCAGTACAAGGTGCAGAATCAGGCCGACTTCAAGCAGGATCTGAAGGACCAGATCGGCCAGCTGCTGAACATCGTCTACGGTCTGCTCGCCCTCGCGATCATCGTCGCGGTCCTCGGGGTCGTGAACACCCTGGCCCTCTCGGTCGTCGAGCGGACCCGCGAGATCGGCCTGATGCGCGCCATCGGCCTCTCCCGCCGCCAGCTGCGCCGGATGATCCGGCTGGAGTCGGTCGTCATCGCCCTGTTCGGCGCCCTGCTCGGCCTCGGCCTGGGCATGGGCTGGGGCACCTCCGCCCAGAAGCTGCTGGCCCTGGAGGGTCTCGGCGTCCTGGAGATCCCGTGGCCGACCATCATCACGGTGTTCGTCGCCTCGGCCTTCGTCGGACTCTTCGCGGCCCTGGTCCCGGCGTTCCGGGCCGGACGGATGAACGTCCTGAACGCCATCGCCACGGACGGCTGA
- a CDS encoding ABC transporter ATP-binding protein, which produces MTTAVTIPRHGGTGGRTAVAARARQVVKAYGTGETRVVALDHVDVDIARGQFTAIMGPSGSGKSTLMHCLAGLDTVTSGQIHLAETEITGLKDKKLTQLRRDRIGFIFQAFNLLPTLNALENITLPMDIAGRKPDAAWLRQVVETVGLAERLKHRPTELSGGQQQRVAVARALAAQPEIIFGDEPTGNLDSRAGAEVLNFLRKSVDELGQTIVMVTHDPVAASYADRVLYLADGRIVDEMLNPTADQVLDRMKDFDARGRTS; this is translated from the coding sequence GTGACAACGGCTGTAACCATTCCCAGGCACGGGGGCACTGGAGGGCGTACGGCCGTGGCTGCGCGAGCGCGGCAGGTCGTCAAGGCGTACGGCACCGGTGAGACCCGGGTCGTCGCGCTCGACCACGTCGACGTCGACATCGCCCGCGGCCAGTTCACGGCCATCATGGGCCCGTCCGGCTCCGGCAAGTCCACGCTGATGCACTGCCTCGCCGGTCTGGACACCGTGACCTCCGGGCAGATCCACCTCGCCGAGACCGAGATCACCGGGCTCAAGGACAAGAAGCTCACCCAGCTGCGCCGCGACCGCATCGGCTTCATCTTCCAGGCGTTCAACCTCCTGCCGACGCTCAACGCGCTGGAGAACATCACGCTGCCGATGGACATCGCGGGCCGCAAGCCCGACGCCGCCTGGCTGCGCCAGGTCGTGGAGACCGTCGGTCTCGCCGAGCGGCTCAAGCACCGGCCGACCGAGCTCTCCGGCGGTCAGCAGCAGCGCGTCGCGGTGGCCCGGGCGCTCGCCGCCCAGCCGGAGATCATCTTCGGTGACGAGCCGACCGGGAACCTGGACTCACGGGCCGGCGCCGAAGTGCTGAACTTCCTGCGCAAGTCCGTGGACGAACTCGGCCAGACCATCGTCATGGTCACCCACGACCCGGTCGCCGCCTCCTACGCCGACCGTGTGCTGTACCTCGCGGACGGGCGCATCGTCGACGAGATGCTCAACCCGACCGCCGACCAGGTGCTGGACCGCATGAAGGACTTCGACGCGCGCGGGCGGACGTCATGA
- a CDS encoding TetR/AcrR family transcriptional regulator: protein MNNAAPSPARTRGRPRGNPPTRESIVPVARALFLERGYRATTLRAVAGAAGVDPALIAYHFGSKKGLFADVMQFQCANALAVDEVLGGDPATLPGRLIDAVTDLWEDADFRRLTAQGDEAADVIREYLERELLARLVEFLGGRDATARATAVVTILGGLIYTRYLNPLATPAALTPAQTRSVLTPALAAALAPRPRTARTPGTGRRG from the coding sequence ATGAATAACGCCGCACCTTCCCCCGCGCGCACCCGGGGCCGGCCCCGCGGGAACCCGCCGACCCGCGAGTCGATCGTCCCGGTGGCGCGTGCGCTGTTCCTGGAGCGCGGCTACCGGGCGACGACCCTGCGCGCGGTGGCCGGGGCCGCCGGGGTCGATCCGGCCCTGATCGCGTACCACTTCGGCTCGAAGAAGGGCCTGTTCGCGGACGTGATGCAGTTCCAGTGCGCCAACGCGCTGGCGGTGGACGAGGTCCTGGGCGGTGACCCGGCGACCCTTCCCGGCCGGCTGATCGACGCGGTCACGGACCTGTGGGAGGACGCCGACTTCCGCCGGCTGACCGCGCAGGGCGACGAGGCCGCCGACGTGATCCGCGAATACCTGGAACGCGAGCTGCTGGCCCGGCTTGTTGAATTCCTCGGCGGCCGGGACGCCACCGCCCGCGCCACCGCCGTCGTGACGATCCTCGGCGGACTCATCTACACCCGCTACCTCAACCCGCTCGCCACCCCCGCCGCCCTCACCCCGGCCCAGACGCGCAGCGTCCTCACCCCGGCCCTCGCCGCGGCGCTGGCCCCGAGGCCCCGCACCGCGAGGACCCCGGGCACGGGCCGCCGAGGCTGA
- a CDS encoding NAD(P)H-binding protein, protein MRIAVFGATGPTGRHLTGQALAAGHEVVAVTRRPGSLRERPGLTVALADATDPAAVDAAVAGTDAVLSALGARFSKQAVTLYSASAATLTDAMARHGVKRLLAISSSIADPGWRPTGAHFFNHVLDPLVNRRLGRTLHADMRRMEDVIRGTGLDWTLVRPSGLFEHSVVTDYRTAPVSADGVFTARADLAASMLRELEERRYVRTAMGVITTSVKPNIASMIWNEGVRKK, encoded by the coding sequence ATGCGCATCGCAGTCTTCGGCGCCACCGGACCGACCGGCCGCCATCTCACCGGACAGGCCCTCGCCGCAGGTCACGAGGTCGTCGCCGTGACCCGCCGCCCCGGCTCCCTGCGGGAACGCCCCGGCCTCACCGTGGCCCTCGCCGACGCCACCGACCCGGCGGCCGTCGACGCCGCGGTCGCCGGCACGGACGCCGTCCTCTCGGCGCTCGGCGCCCGCTTCAGCAAGCAGGCCGTCACCCTGTACTCGGCGAGCGCCGCGACCCTCACCGACGCCATGGCCCGCCACGGGGTCAAGCGGCTCCTCGCCATCAGTTCCAGCATCGCCGACCCCGGCTGGCGTCCCACCGGCGCGCACTTCTTCAACCATGTGCTCGACCCGCTGGTGAACCGGCGCCTCGGCCGCACCCTGCACGCGGACATGCGCCGCATGGAGGACGTGATCCGCGGAACCGGCCTCGACTGGACCCTCGTACGGCCCTCGGGTCTCTTCGAGCACTCCGTCGTCACGGACTACCGCACCGCGCCGGTCAGCGCCGACGGCGTCTTCACCGCCCGTGCCGACCTCGCCGCGAGCATGCTGCGCGAGCTGGAGGAGCGGCGCTACGTCCGTACGGCGATGGGCGTCATCACCACCTCGGTGAAGCCGAACATCGCCAGCATGATCTGGAACGAGGGGGTGCGGAAGAAGTGA
- a CDS encoding pyridoxamine 5'-phosphate oxidase family protein, whose amino-acid sequence MGLPAAALEFLTLPVTATFTTLRPDRTPHVTPVRFTFDASTGLARVTTRARARKARNVAAGGAAARVALCQADGFRWLTLEGRAAVGDDPVRLADAVGRYAARYGTAPPSPPDLVVVEIAVDRVLSLGL is encoded by the coding sequence ATCGGACTCCCCGCCGCGGCACTGGAGTTCCTCACCCTGCCCGTCACCGCCACGTTCACCACGCTGCGCCCGGACCGCACCCCGCACGTCACTCCGGTCCGCTTCACCTTCGACGCGTCCACCGGTCTGGCCCGGGTGACCACCAGGGCGCGTGCCCGCAAGGCCCGCAACGTGGCGGCGGGCGGCGCGGCGGCCCGTGTCGCGCTCTGCCAGGCGGACGGCTTCCGCTGGCTCACCCTGGAGGGCCGGGCCGCGGTCGGCGACGACCCCGTGCGCCTGGCCGACGCGGTCGGCCGCTATGCCGCCCGCTACGGGACGGCCCCGCCCTCCCCGCCGGACCTGGTCGTCGTCGAGATCGCCGTCGACCGCGTGCTGAGCCTCGGCCTCTGA